In Mesorhizobium sp. M9A.F.Ca.ET.002.03.1.2, the DNA window CGGCGAGGTCGGGTTTTGCGGTCGCTTTCACGGCGGATTGCATGATCTCAACCTCCCTTCACCGAACCGGCGAGCAGCCCGCGGACGAAATAGCGCTGTAGCGAGAAGAACACGATCAGCGGCACGACAATGGTGATGAAGGCCGACGTCGTCAGGATCTCCCAGTCGCCGCCGCGCGAGCCGAGCAACGCGTTGAGCTTGGCGGTCAGCACGATCTGATCCCCCTCGGTACCGAGGAAGACCATCGCGACCAAAAGGTCGTTCCACACCCAGAGGAACTGGAAGATGGCGAAGGAGGCCAGCACCGGAAACGACAAAGGCAGCACGATCTTGACGAAGATCTCGAAATCGCTGGCGCCGTCGATGCGCGCCGATTCCATGATTTCGCGCGGCAGGCCGGCAATGTAGCTTCTCAGGAGATAGATGGCGAAGGGCAGGCCGAAGCCGGTATGCGCCAGCCAGATGCCGAGATAGGTTTTCGATGGCACGCCGAAGAAGCTGCCGACGCCGTTGTAGAGCTTCAGCAGCGGGATCAGCGACATCTGCAGCGGCACGACCAGGAGGCCGATGATGACCGCGATGAGCAGCGCCCGGCCGGGGAAGCGCATCCAGGCCAGTGCATAGGCCGCGAACGCCGCGATCAGGATCGGGATGACGGTCGCCGGAATGGTGACGGTCAGCGAATTCATGAAGGAGCGGCCGATGCCTTCCGAAAACAGCACCGTATCGTAATTGTCGGTGGTGAATTTCGGCGGCGCCGACGAGGCGTAGTAGACGCGCTGGCCGCGCTTGCCCTCGAAGGCCTTCGGTGAGGCCATGACGAAACTGCCGTCGGCGTTGAGCTGCAAGGTCTCGCCGTCGCCGAGATCGGCTGTCGTGCCGGCTGGATATTGCGTCGGCGCCGCCGACTTGACGCCGAAGGCGCTGATGTCGCGGGCTGGATCGTCGCCGAAGATGTTGCCTTCGAGGACGAACTTGCCGTCCTTCTCGACTTGCTCCGAGGCGGGTGGCAGCCGGCCCGCTTCCGTCTGGGTGGAACTGGCGAACGAGTTCCACCAGCCCGAGGCGATGATCTGATCCTTGTCGCGCAGCGACGAGACGAGAATGCCGAGCGTCGGCACGGTCCAGATCGCGACGAAGATGAAGACCGCTATATGGACGCCGAAACGGCTGGCAAAGGACTTTCCGGTCGACACGGCCATCTCAATGTCCTCCCGTCTCTTTGTTGGCCTGGCGGATGTTCCAGACCATGATCGGAATGACCGCGATCATGATGATGATGGCTATGGTGGCGCCGCGGCCGAAATCGCCGCCGCCGCGGAACATCCAGTCGAACATCAGATTGGCCAGAACCTGGCTGTTCCATTGGCCGTTGGTCATTGTCAGCACGATGTCGAAAACCTTCAGCACCAGGATGGTGATGGTGGTCCACACGACGGCGATCGTGCCCCAGATCTGCGGCACCATGATCTTCCAGAATATCTGGAACGGATTGGCGCCGTCGATGACAGCCGCTTCCAGCGTCTCTTCGGGAATTCCCCGCAAGGCCGACGACAGGATGACCATGGCAAAGCCGGTCTGGATCCAGATCAGGATGATCATCAGGAAGAAATTGTTCCAGAACGGCAATGATATCCAGACCTGCGGCTGGCCGCCGAAATACTGGATGATGGCGTTGAGCAGGCCGATCTGCGTCTGGCCTTCGCCGCGATATTCGTAGATGAATTTCCAGATGACGCTGGCGCCGACGAAGGAGATGGCGAGCGGCAGGAAGATCAGGCTCTTGGCGATGGTTCCCCACCAGATCTTGTCGGTGAGCACGGCGATGATCAGCCCGAGGAAGGTGCAGGCGGCGGGTACGACCGCCAGCCAGATGATGTTGTTGAGGATGGAGCTGCGGAACTCGCGGTCGCCGAACGCCCATTCATAGTTGGCGAAGCCGACGAAATCGGCGCCGCCGCGATCGAGGAACGACAGCCTGAGCGTCTCCACGACAGGGTAGATCAGGTAGATGGTGAGGATGATCATGGCTGGGCCGACGAATAGCCACGGCCGGATCAGCCCCTGCCGGCGCAGATTGTCGATGGCTGCTGCACCCTTGACGCCGCGCGACGGGAAGATGACGTCCACCAATCTGTTGGCGCCCCAGAAATAGGCGACACAGCCGCCGACGCCGGCGATGATGACGAATATGGCCGAGAAAATCTGAGCCGCCACGGGTCCCTCCCTCTGCGCATGATCCGCCAGTCGAGAATGGCTTTGGCGACGGGATCATGTGCCGATTCAGTTGTTTGGAGCGCGACCGGATGCAAGGCAGGGCTCCACTCTTGCTGGTCGCGCGTCATGCCGGAATGTGCTCATAAAAATCGCTGCGGCGCGGGCCGCCGGTCGGATCCGGGCCATTGAGGCCCGGATCCATTTGGGATCGGTAATCCGAATATTCAGCCGGGGCCGCCTACTTGATCGCGTCCCAGCTCTTCTGGATGTCGGTGGCGACGTCCTGGGCGGACTTGCCGCCGACGAGATCGATCATGCCGGTCCAGAAGGCGCCGGCGCCGATCTTGCCCGGCATCAGGTCGGACCCGTCGAAGCGGAAGGTCGAGGCCTCGGCGAGGATTGCGCCCTGCTTCTTCAGCGCCTCGCTGGCATAAGCGTCGTTGTTGACCGACTTCAGCGGCGTCACGAACCCGCCCTGGGCCATCCAGATCTCATGGGCGAGCGGCATCTTCAGGAACTCGATGAACGCGCGCGCGGCCTTGGAGTCCTTGGTGATCATGGCAAGCGTGCCGGCGCCGAGCACCGGGGTGCCGAGGTCGGCCTTGGAGGCGTAGGGCGGGTAATAGAAGAAGTCGACGTCCTGGCCGACCTCGGTGCCTTCCGGGAAGAAGGTCGGGATGAACGACGCCTGATGATGCAGATAGCATTTCGGCGGCACCGAGAAGAGGCCTTTCGGGCTATCGCGGAAGTCGGTCGCCGCAACCGCCTTGGCGCCGCCCTCGACCATCTTGTCATCGGTCGCGATCTTGCCGAAAATGTCGATGGCGTTGACCACCGCGGGATCGTTGAACGGAATCTCGTCCTTCACCCACTTGTCGTAGGTTTCGGGCGTTTGGGTGCGCAGCATGATGTCCTCGACCCAGTCGGTCGCCGGCCAGCCGGTGGCGCCGCCCGAACCGAGCCCGATGCACCATGGCGTGCCGCCGTCGGCGATGATCTTCTTTTCGAGCTCGGCGAGCTCTTCCTGCGTCTTCGGCACCTCGTAGTCGGCTTCCTCGAAATTGTCGGGCGAGTACCAGACCAGCGATTTCACGTCGGCCTTGTAGGGGAAGGCGAAGAAGCCCGGCTTGCCGTCCTTGTCGTTGAAGGTGCCGAGATCGACCCATGACTGGCCGGCGCCGTAATTGTCCTTGATCCAGTTGGCGGTATCGTCGCCGAGCGGCGTCAGCAGGCCCTTGGACGCCAGGTCCTGGATCAGGCCCGGCTGCGGCAGCACGGCGATGTTGGGCGGGCTGCCGGCCTGCGTGTCGATGACGATCTGCTGTTCGTAATTTTCCGACGAGGAGTATTTGATCTGGGCGCCGGTGGCCTCCGAGAAATAGTCGAGAACGGTGCGGATGAGGCCCTCGTCCTCGCCGCGCCATGGCCCGAAGATCGACAGCGTCTCGCCCTTGAGGTCGACCTTCTTGAGCTCTTCGTAGTTCGCCCAGTTGAAGCGGGGGTCCTCACCCGGCTTGAACTTCAGTTCGGCTTGCGCCGGCGCGCCCAGGGCGAGCGTGACAAACGCGGCGCCCAGCAAAAGCATTTTCTTCATCGGTATTCCTCCCAGTGGTCACAAACACCCGGACGAAACCTCCATTCCGTCCGCCGACGCTGCAGGACTGTGACTCAGTCGGAAAGGAACCGCAACCTTTCGAAGAGTCTTCCAAAGCGCTTTGGCTTTCCTGATCTCGCCATTGAATCGATCAGGAGTCAAGGGGGCTGCGCGCTAATCGATTTAATTTTTGCGATATGGAAGCAAATAAAGTGCACTGCAACATGCTTTTTTGGCGGTGCAGCAGCAAATTTTACTTCAAACTGGTCAGAAACGGTGCTTATGGTCCTTGCATTCGGCAGCGCTGCCCGCAGCGGCTGGGCGGTCCATGGTTAAAAGCGCTTTGAGGCTTGGAGGCCTCCTGTGAACCTCAAACAGCTCTCCCACATGCTGGCGCTTTCGCAGACAACGGTAAGCCGCGCGCTGAACGGCTACCCCGAAGTCAACGAGGAAACGCGCCGGCGGGTGATCGACGCCGCCAAGCGCCACGGCTACCGCCCCAACCCGAGCGCGCGTCGGCTGGCGACCGGAAAGACCGGGATGATCGGCTATGTCCTGCCGACCGGGACGGCCGTCGACATCGATCCGCATTTCGTCGAATTCCTGTCCGGTCTCGGCGACTACGCCCGTTCGCACGAACTCGACCTGGTGCTGTCGCCGGCCGATGCCGACGACCAGGAGACGACCTACCGGCGTATCGTCGCCAACCGGCAGGTCGACGCTGTCTACATCTCCTCGCCAAGGCCCGCCGACCGGCGGGTGGCGCTGGTCAACACGCTCGGCATCCCGTTCATCGTCCACGGCCGCAGCGAAGGCCTCGATTTCGATTACCCCTTCACCGACATCGACAATGAGGGCGCCTTCCATGAGGCGGCACGGCTGCTCATCCAGCTAGGTCACCGGCGGCTGGCGCTGATCAACGGCGACAACCGCGAGACCTTCGCCATTCACCGCGAGCGTGGCGTGCGCCGGGCGCTGGCGGCGAGCGGTCTGGTGCTTGGCCAAGACCATGTCTGTTCCCTCGCCATGACCGAGGAGAACGGCTACCGCGCCGCCAGACGGTTGCTCGAGCGCAGCGATGCGCCGACCGCGATCGCCTGCTCTAGCCTGATCATGGCGCTCGGCGTCGTGCGCGCGGTGCGCGATCTCGGCCTGACCATTCCCGGCGACCTGTCGCTGATCGCCCATGACGACGTCTTCCCCTGGCTGAAGCCGGAGAATTTCTCCGTGCCGTTGTCGACGACGCGTTCGTCGATCCGTTCGGCCGGCGCGCGCGTCGCCGAACGGCTGGCGGCGCGGATTTCCGGATTGGAGGCGGGCGCCCGCGGCGAGGTCTGGCCGGTCGACCTGGTGGTCAGGGGATCGGTCGCCGGCGCGCCGACATATGGGGTCAAAACTCAATCAGGCTGAGCAAGCGAGTTCGACTCTAAACTCGGCCTTTGGGGGAGAACGGTTGGTAACGGGGTGGAGCGCTCCCCCTTTCGGTCGCGCCGCCTGTACTTGCTCTGATATTCGCGCCTCTGTTTTGTGACTTCATACAAAACGATCCCTGAACTTGTTCCGAGGTTAAGGCTTTCGATCATACCAAACATCGGAATGCAGACGCACATCTCGCTTCTTTCGATAGCCAGATCGCTGATGCCAATCGCTTCACTGCCGAACCACACCGCAAGTTTGGCGTGAGCCGTATAGTCGCCTTCATGAAGAAAAATGCTGGCCTTGCCTTTCACATGCGGCGACGTAACGATCGACTTGAATCCTTTTCTTTCGAGATGGTCGAAGCACTCACTGGTGCTGTCGAATCGCTTTATGAACGTCCATTTCACTGCGGAGACAGAGGTCTTTGAAACCGATTTCCGATCGCGCAAATCCTGCCAATCGTCAGGCAGGGATCGGCGAGGGTCGACCACATAGACCTTCTCGACACCCAAGGCATTCACGTTTCGGATTACCGTTCCAATATTCTTCACATCAGTCGGATTCTCCAAGACGGCAATCAGATGTTTGCAGCGAAACGGCTTAATTTCATCGGCACGCTTGCGGACCGATTTCTTCGATTCAGTTTTTTCTTCCATGGCCACCTCGAACGCTTCCCTCGCAGTGAGTGCCTATTTTGTTAGTCTAATGCAATCTGGATATGCTAGATGCGGAACGAGCACCTTCGTCCGCTTTCCACCCGTTGCGGCCATTGGCGGCAACCAACTGATTGAGTTCGAGCATGGGTAAAATCAGAAGCGTTTAAGCGTCAGACCCTATTCTTTCGCCGCCTCGGCCGCCTTCGTATCCAGCAGCCCATAGCCGAAATCATTGTCCCGCCCCTCGGGGCCGAGATCCCTGGCCGTGGCGGCCAGCGCCTTCTCGACCCAGTCGGCGGAGCGGTCGGGCGCGGCATGCAACAGATTGGCGATGGCGCCGGTCACGATCGCCGCGGCGAACGAGGTGCCGGTGACCACGTCGGAGCCGGCCCCGCTCGGCGCCACCATCTCGACGCCGGGGGCGGAGAGGAAGACGTAGGCGCCGCGATTGGCCTGCTGCATCAGCCCGTCCTTCGCATCGGTTGCGGTCACCGCGATGACGCCGTCGAAGGCGGCCGGGTAGCCGTAGGGCGCCTTCGGCCCGTTGTTACCGGCGGCGGCGACCAGCACGATGCCCAAGACGCGTGCATTGCGGCAGGCGACGCCGAGCAGGTCGTTTTTCGGGCCGACGAAGCTCATATTGATGATGCGGACATCTTGGCTTGCCGCCCAGTCGAGCGCCGCAAGGATGACGTCCATGCTCGACTTGCCGCCCTCGAAGGCGCGGGCATGATAGATCCTGGCGCCCGGCGCCATGCCTTTGAGCGCGCCGACGCCGGCGATCAGGCCGTCGATCGAGGTGCCGTGATCGCGCGCCTCGATCGGCACATCGGGCATGGCGTCGAACTGATTGGCGATAACGCCGGAGAGCGCCGGATTGCTGTCGTCGATGGCGGTGTCGACGACAGCGATGCGTACATTCTCGCCGCTGGCCTCTCTCGCATCGAGCGCGATACGCTCGAAGGCATAGTTGACGATGCCGGCCGCTTGCTGCAGCGAGTAGATATGGTTGGGCTCGCGCCGCGTGGTGCGGCCGTCGGCGGCAAGCTGAGCCAGCACGACGCCGACCGGGCGGCCATCGGGAATGCCGAAGCGCACCAGCGTGGTGCCGAGCAGCTGAGACTGGCGCTGCGAGCGCACCTCGAGGCCGAAGGAGGCGGCGATCTGCTGGACGGCGTCGCCGTCCACCGTCACCAGCACCTCGTCGGGCACGAAATCGCCGACGATCGCGCGCGGCGGCGCGGCCGCGACGAGATCGGAGGGCGAAACGATCGGACCGCCTGGGGCTGTGGCCTGTATCGCTGCCGCATCGGCGGGCGGGACCGGCGGCGGTAGCGCGCCGCTGGCCGGATCGCGGCGTGGATTGGGCGTCGGCAGCGGAGTCTGGCCGTAGTCAACCGGATTGGGGAACAGGTCGACGATCAGCGCGGGAAGAAAGACCGCGCCTGTCGCGGCGGAACCTGCGCCGGGCGTCTCGCCGCTGTCATCCTTCGTATCGTACTCGACGCAGTCGGCCGCCGTCGTCCGGTTGAGGCAGTCGATTTCCGCCTGGGTTCGTTTCGGATCATCGGTCTGCGCCAAGGCAGGCGCAGCGGCGATTGTCATCGTCGCCACAAGGAGCGCCGCAAATCGAATGACCACCTTAGAACGCTTTGCGTTTTGGTGGAACCAAAACCGCGCTCCAGGTCTTTGTTTTAACGCATTTTGTCGAGCGCCAAACGAAGATTTTTGGCTGCAAAATGCTCTAGCCGCCATCGCCCGGTTTCCTCCCCTCGACCACAGCTTCCGCGAATGGCTGGGCGGCAATGAGGCCGAGCACTTTTTCATAATCGGCCGCGGTCGTGGCCGGGATGCCAAGGCGGAAGACGCCGTCGGCGGTCGGCCCGCCGGCGATCTTTATCTGGTTTTCGCCGAGAAAGACGGCAATGTCGGCCATCTTCGCATCCGGCTTGAACTTCACCAGCACGAACGGCATTTTCGCCAGATCGCCTTGCTGGCCGGCAACCTCGAAATCGCCGCCCATGCCGCCGGGCTGCTCAAACGACTGCACCACGACAAGCGCCAGCAGAGCGGCGGCTGCGGCCCAGGCGACGCCGGCGGGTACCGCCAAGAAGCGGCCCCACACCTGCGCCATTAAGGACGATGCCGCCGGCGCGCGCGCAGGACCGGCCTCGGCGTCGAGCGCCCGGGCGAAGCGGCCGAGCGCATCGGCCGGCGGGCGGATCGCCTCATTGGCGGCAGCGGTGCCGGAGAACTCGGCCTCGGCCTCGCCGAGGGCGGCAAGCGCTGCCGGGTCGTTCGCCAGCCATTCCTCGATGGCTTCGAGTTCCGCACCTTCCAGCGAGCCGTTCAGATAGAACGGCAGCAGCGTCTCCATTTCGTCGCGGCGCGACATCTTTTCAGCGGCGCTCATGGCCACCCCCTGTCGTAACCGGCGGCCTTGAGGGCCTCGCCGAGTTTCTTGCGGGCGTAGAACATCCTGGTCTTGACCGTGGCGACCGGAATGCCGAGCACCTCGCCGATCTCGGTCACCGACTGTCCGTGGTAATAGGCAAGGTCGATCACCGTCCGGTGTTCTTCCGGCAAAGCATCGACGAAGCGCCGCAAGGCGGCGCCCTTGTCTTCCTTCATGGTGGCGACTTCCGGCGTGTCGGCGCTGTCCGGGACCTGCGCCGCGTCGTCGTCGTCGATCCAGTCTTCCTTTTTCTTGCGCAGCAACGACAGCGCCTTGAAGCGGGCGATGCCGAGCAGCCATGTCGAGACTTCCGAGCGC includes these proteins:
- a CDS encoding carbohydrate ABC transporter permease, with the translated sequence MAVSTGKSFASRFGVHIAVFIFVAIWTVPTLGILVSSLRDKDQIIASGWWNSFASSTQTEAGRLPPASEQVEKDGKFVLEGNIFGDDPARDISAFGVKSAAPTQYPAGTTADLGDGETLQLNADGSFVMASPKAFEGKRGQRVYYASSAPPKFTTDNYDTVLFSEGIGRSFMNSLTVTIPATVIPILIAAFAAYALAWMRFPGRALLIAVIIGLLVVPLQMSLIPLLKLYNGVGSFFGVPSKTYLGIWLAHTGFGLPFAIYLLRSYIAGLPREIMESARIDGASDFEIFVKIVLPLSFPVLASFAIFQFLWVWNDLLVAMVFLGTEGDQIVLTAKLNALLGSRGGDWEILTTSAFITIVVPLIVFFSLQRYFVRGLLAGSVKGG
- a CDS encoding sugar ABC transporter permease — its product is MAAQIFSAIFVIIAGVGGCVAYFWGANRLVDVIFPSRGVKGAAAIDNLRRQGLIRPWLFVGPAMIILTIYLIYPVVETLRLSFLDRGGADFVGFANYEWAFGDREFRSSILNNIIWLAVVPAACTFLGLIIAVLTDKIWWGTIAKSLIFLPLAISFVGASVIWKFIYEYRGEGQTQIGLLNAIIQYFGGQPQVWISLPFWNNFFLMIILIWIQTGFAMVILSSALRGIPEETLEAAVIDGANPFQIFWKIMVPQIWGTIAVVWTTITILVLKVFDIVLTMTNGQWNSQVLANLMFDWMFRGGGDFGRGATIAIIIMIAVIPIMVWNIRQANKETGGH
- a CDS encoding ABC transporter substrate-binding protein — encoded protein: MKKMLLLGAAFVTLALGAPAQAELKFKPGEDPRFNWANYEELKKVDLKGETLSIFGPWRGEDEGLIRTVLDYFSEATGAQIKYSSSENYEQQIVIDTQAGSPPNIAVLPQPGLIQDLASKGLLTPLGDDTANWIKDNYGAGQSWVDLGTFNDKDGKPGFFAFPYKADVKSLVWYSPDNFEEADYEVPKTQEELAELEKKIIADGGTPWCIGLGSGGATGWPATDWVEDIMLRTQTPETYDKWVKDEIPFNDPAVVNAIDIFGKIATDDKMVEGGAKAVAATDFRDSPKGLFSVPPKCYLHHQASFIPTFFPEGTEVGQDVDFFYYPPYASKADLGTPVLGAGTLAMITKDSKAARAFIEFLKMPLAHEIWMAQGGFVTPLKSVNNDAYASEALKKQGAILAEASTFRFDGSDLMPGKIGAGAFWTGMIDLVGGKSAQDVATDIQKSWDAIK
- a CDS encoding substrate-binding domain-containing protein: MNLKQLSHMLALSQTTVSRALNGYPEVNEETRRRVIDAAKRHGYRPNPSARRLATGKTGMIGYVLPTGTAVDIDPHFVEFLSGLGDYARSHELDLVLSPADADDQETTYRRIVANRQVDAVYISSPRPADRRVALVNTLGIPFIVHGRSEGLDFDYPFTDIDNEGAFHEAARLLIQLGHRRLALINGDNRETFAIHRERGVRRALAASGLVLGQDHVCSLAMTEENGYRAARRLLERSDAPTAIACSSLIMALGVVRAVRDLGLTIPGDLSLIAHDDVFPWLKPENFSVPLSTTRSSIRSAGARVAERLAARISGLEAGARGEVWPVDLVVRGSVAGAPTYGVKTQSG
- a CDS encoding RNA methyltransferase; the encoded protein is MEEKTESKKSVRKRADEIKPFRCKHLIAVLENPTDVKNIGTVIRNVNALGVEKVYVVDPRRSLPDDWQDLRDRKSVSKTSVSAVKWTFIKRFDSTSECFDHLERKGFKSIVTSPHVKGKASIFLHEGDYTAHAKLAVWFGSEAIGISDLAIERSEMCVCIPMFGMIESLNLGTSSGIVLYEVTKQRREYQSKYRRRDRKGERSTPLPTVLPQRPSLESNSLAQPD
- a CDS encoding S8 family serine peptidase, coding for MTIAAAPALAQTDDPKRTQAEIDCLNRTTAADCVEYDTKDDSGETPGAGSAATGAVFLPALIVDLFPNPVDYGQTPLPTPNPRRDPASGALPPPVPPADAAAIQATAPGGPIVSPSDLVAAAPPRAIVGDFVPDEVLVTVDGDAVQQIAASFGLEVRSQRQSQLLGTTLVRFGIPDGRPVGVVLAQLAADGRTTRREPNHIYSLQQAAGIVNYAFERIALDAREASGENVRIAVVDTAIDDSNPALSGVIANQFDAMPDVPIEARDHGTSIDGLIAGVGALKGMAPGARIYHARAFEGGKSSMDVILAALDWAASQDVRIINMSFVGPKNDLLGVACRNARVLGIVLVAAAGNNGPKAPYGYPAAFDGVIAVTATDAKDGLMQQANRGAYVFLSAPGVEMVAPSGAGSDVVTGTSFAAAIVTGAIANLLHAAPDRSADWVEKALAATARDLGPEGRDNDFGYGLLDTKAAEAAKE
- a CDS encoding anti-sigma factor produces the protein MSAAEKMSRRDEMETLLPFYLNGSLEGAELEAIEEWLANDPAALAALGEAEAEFSGTAAANEAIRPPADALGRFARALDAEAGPARAPAASSLMAQVWGRFLAVPAGVAWAAAAALLALVVVQSFEQPGGMGGDFEVAGQQGDLAKMPFVLVKFKPDAKMADIAVFLGENQIKIAGGPTADGVFRLGIPATTAADYEKVLGLIAAQPFAEAVVEGRKPGDGG
- a CDS encoding sigma-70 family RNA polymerase sigma factor; this encodes MTAATETDRALVGRVAKGDRAAVRLLFMRHHARIYRFVARQTGSEMMADDIANEVFLELWRQAPGFEGRSEVSTWLLGIARFKALSLLRKKKEDWIDDDDAAQVPDSADTPEVATMKEDKGAALRRFVDALPEEHRTVIDLAYYHGQSVTEIGEVLGIPVATVKTRMFYARKKLGEALKAAGYDRGWP